A region from the Triticum urartu cultivar G1812 chromosome 1, Tu2.1, whole genome shotgun sequence genome encodes:
- the LOC125543307 gene encoding probable serine/threonine-protein kinase WNK2 isoform X1 has translation MPPTPPPETDAEPEFAEIDPTGRYGRYTEVLGKGAFKTVYKAFDQLEGLEVAWNQIKVGDILRNNDDLERLRSEVRLLKTLKHKNIIKFYNSWLDKKNNNINFITEVFTSGTLRQYRIKHKKVDIRALKKWSRQILSGLVYLHGHDPPIIHRDLKCDNIFVNGNQGEVKIGDLGLATILDNARSAHSIIGNRFSTPEFMAPELYDEEYNELVDIYAFGMCLLELVTFEYPYCECSNAAQIYKKVSDGERPGSLAKIEDPEVKFFIEKCIAQASQRLSAEELLVDPFLLDVDDERIFYPVQSNTNASDAGGSSNPSANYRTASSVGSRGRTGSTGGSHPSDIHSNRDRHAASSRMITVESQRKDLNTIFLKLRIADSTGHAQNIHFPFDIEADTSISVATEMVVQLDLTDQDVTAIAEMIDAEIQAHIPEWAFDESVDNQGDEGAHSETDNSESDNGETSELRNEVDATTNGFTQEQLPSGRKYWSDSPRRDIEISHSVEDQQTDYNMSNGILKNNNVDGMCERMSSSVHLSNPDVVNRNSGGASAGTSSRLSDGGYLTADLNEKLADLLANQKEELSALRRKHKADLEVILNGVPAQHREETLTRCRLKADQKKL, from the exons ATGCCTCCCACGCCGCCGCCGGAGACGGACGCCGAGCCGGAGTTCGCCGAGATCGACCCCACCGGCCGCTACGGACGG TACACGGAGGTTCTCGGCAAGGGCGCGTTCAAGACGGT TTACAAGGCTTTTGATCAACTGGAAGGGCTAGAAGTTGCTTGGAACCAGATTAAAGTGGGTGATATATTACGGAACAATGATGATTTGGAGAGGCTGAGATCAGAAGTGCGGTTGCTTAAGACACTCAAGCACAAGAACATAATCAAGTTCTACAATTCATGGCTTGACAagaaaaacaacaacataaactTCATCACAGAAGTCTTCACATCAGGAACATTGCGCCA GTACCGTATTAAGCACAAGAAGGTAGACATTAGAGCTTTGAAGAAATGGTCAAGGCAAATCTTGAGTGGTCTAGTGTACCTCCATGGCCATGATCCACCAATAATCCATAGAGATTTGAAATGCGATAACATATTTGTGAATGGAAACCAGGGTGAAGTTAAGATTGGAGACCTGGGATTAGCAACCATCCTAGACAATGCACGCTCAGCTCATAGCATCATTGGTAACCGATTCA GCACACCGGAATTCATGGCGCCAGAACTCTATGATGAAGAATATAATGAGCTTGTAGACATTTATGCATTTGGGATGTGTTTACTGGAGCTTGTTACATTTGAGTACCCATATTGTGAATGCTCCAATGCAGCACAGATATACAAGAAAGTTTCTGAT GGTGAAAGGCCTGGTTCACTGGCTAAGATTGAGGATCCTGAAGTTAAATTCTTTATAGAGAAATGCATAGCCCAAGCTTCCCAAAGGCTCTCAGCAGAAGAACTATTAGTGGATCCTTTTCTCCTAGATGTTGATGATGAAAGAATCTTCTATCCAGTACAGTCAAATACGAATGCATCAG ATGCTGGTGGCAGTTCGAACCCAAGTGCGAATTACAGAACAGCATCATCTGTTGGCTCCAGGGGACGAACAG GTAGCACGGGGGGATCACATCCAAGTGATATACACAGCAATAGGGATCGACATGCCGCGAGTAGTCGAATGATCACCGTTGAGAGTCAGCGGAAGGACCTAAATACAATATTTTTGAAACTGCGGATTGCCGATTCAACAG GTCATGCCCAAAACATCCATTTTCCGTTTGATATTGAAGCTGACACTTCAATTAGCGTTGCTACGGAGATGGTTGTACAGCTGGATCTCACGGACCAAGATGTCACTGCGATTGCAGAAATGATAGATGCTGAAATACAGGCACATATTCCTGAATGGGCGTTTGATGAATCAGTTGACAACCAAGGGGATGAAGGAGCTCATTCTGAGACTGATAATTCAGAATCCGATAACGGTGAGACTTCTGAGCTTCGTAACGAGGTTGATGCAACAACCAATGGTTTTACACAGGAGCAACTTCCTTCTGGCCGGAAATACTGGTCAGACTCACCCAGAAGAGATATTGAAATCTCTCACTCGGTGGAGGACCAACAGACTGATTATAACATGTCAAATGGGATATTGAAAAACAATAATGTAGACGGTATGTGTGAGCGAATGTCATCATCAGTGCACTTGTCGAACCCGGATGTGGTCAACAGGAACTCAGGAGGAGCTTCTGCTGGCACTAGCTCTCGTCTTTCAGATGGCGGTTATCTCACAGCAGATCTCAATGAAAAGTTGGCAGATTTGTTAGCCAATCAGAAAGAGGAGCTCAGTGCGCTGCGAAGAAAACATAAGGCTGACCTAGAGGTGATCTTAAATGGGGTGCCTGCACAACATCGCGAGGAAACCTTAACTAGGTGCCGCTTGAAGGCAGATCAGAAGAAGTTATGA
- the LOC125543307 gene encoding probable serine/threonine-protein kinase WNK2 isoform X2 — translation MPPTPPPETDAEPEFAEIDPTGRYGRYTEVLGKGAFKTVYKAFDQLEGLEVAWNQIKVGDILRNNDDLERLRSEVRLLKTLKHKNIIKFYNSWLDKKNNNINFITEVFTSGTLRQYRIKHKKVDIRALKKWSRQILSGLVYLHGHDPPIIHRDLKCDNIFVNGNQGEVKIGDLGLATILDNARSAHSIIGTPEFMAPELYDEEYNELVDIYAFGMCLLELVTFEYPYCECSNAAQIYKKVSDGERPGSLAKIEDPEVKFFIEKCIAQASQRLSAEELLVDPFLLDVDDERIFYPVQSNTNASDAGGSSNPSANYRTASSVGSRGRTGSTGGSHPSDIHSNRDRHAASSRMITVESQRKDLNTIFLKLRIADSTGHAQNIHFPFDIEADTSISVATEMVVQLDLTDQDVTAIAEMIDAEIQAHIPEWAFDESVDNQGDEGAHSETDNSESDNGETSELRNEVDATTNGFTQEQLPSGRKYWSDSPRRDIEISHSVEDQQTDYNMSNGILKNNNVDGMCERMSSSVHLSNPDVVNRNSGGASAGTSSRLSDGGYLTADLNEKLADLLANQKEELSALRRKHKADLEVILNGVPAQHREETLTRCRLKADQKKL, via the exons ATGCCTCCCACGCCGCCGCCGGAGACGGACGCCGAGCCGGAGTTCGCCGAGATCGACCCCACCGGCCGCTACGGACGG TACACGGAGGTTCTCGGCAAGGGCGCGTTCAAGACGGT TTACAAGGCTTTTGATCAACTGGAAGGGCTAGAAGTTGCTTGGAACCAGATTAAAGTGGGTGATATATTACGGAACAATGATGATTTGGAGAGGCTGAGATCAGAAGTGCGGTTGCTTAAGACACTCAAGCACAAGAACATAATCAAGTTCTACAATTCATGGCTTGACAagaaaaacaacaacataaactTCATCACAGAAGTCTTCACATCAGGAACATTGCGCCA GTACCGTATTAAGCACAAGAAGGTAGACATTAGAGCTTTGAAGAAATGGTCAAGGCAAATCTTGAGTGGTCTAGTGTACCTCCATGGCCATGATCCACCAATAATCCATAGAGATTTGAAATGCGATAACATATTTGTGAATGGAAACCAGGGTGAAGTTAAGATTGGAGACCTGGGATTAGCAACCATCCTAGACAATGCACGCTCAGCTCATAGCATCATTG GCACACCGGAATTCATGGCGCCAGAACTCTATGATGAAGAATATAATGAGCTTGTAGACATTTATGCATTTGGGATGTGTTTACTGGAGCTTGTTACATTTGAGTACCCATATTGTGAATGCTCCAATGCAGCACAGATATACAAGAAAGTTTCTGAT GGTGAAAGGCCTGGTTCACTGGCTAAGATTGAGGATCCTGAAGTTAAATTCTTTATAGAGAAATGCATAGCCCAAGCTTCCCAAAGGCTCTCAGCAGAAGAACTATTAGTGGATCCTTTTCTCCTAGATGTTGATGATGAAAGAATCTTCTATCCAGTACAGTCAAATACGAATGCATCAG ATGCTGGTGGCAGTTCGAACCCAAGTGCGAATTACAGAACAGCATCATCTGTTGGCTCCAGGGGACGAACAG GTAGCACGGGGGGATCACATCCAAGTGATATACACAGCAATAGGGATCGACATGCCGCGAGTAGTCGAATGATCACCGTTGAGAGTCAGCGGAAGGACCTAAATACAATATTTTTGAAACTGCGGATTGCCGATTCAACAG GTCATGCCCAAAACATCCATTTTCCGTTTGATATTGAAGCTGACACTTCAATTAGCGTTGCTACGGAGATGGTTGTACAGCTGGATCTCACGGACCAAGATGTCACTGCGATTGCAGAAATGATAGATGCTGAAATACAGGCACATATTCCTGAATGGGCGTTTGATGAATCAGTTGACAACCAAGGGGATGAAGGAGCTCATTCTGAGACTGATAATTCAGAATCCGATAACGGTGAGACTTCTGAGCTTCGTAACGAGGTTGATGCAACAACCAATGGTTTTACACAGGAGCAACTTCCTTCTGGCCGGAAATACTGGTCAGACTCACCCAGAAGAGATATTGAAATCTCTCACTCGGTGGAGGACCAACAGACTGATTATAACATGTCAAATGGGATATTGAAAAACAATAATGTAGACGGTATGTGTGAGCGAATGTCATCATCAGTGCACTTGTCGAACCCGGATGTGGTCAACAGGAACTCAGGAGGAGCTTCTGCTGGCACTAGCTCTCGTCTTTCAGATGGCGGTTATCTCACAGCAGATCTCAATGAAAAGTTGGCAGATTTGTTAGCCAATCAGAAAGAGGAGCTCAGTGCGCTGCGAAGAAAACATAAGGCTGACCTAGAGGTGATCTTAAATGGGGTGCCTGCACAACATCGCGAGGAAACCTTAACTAGGTGCCGCTTGAAGGCAGATCAGAAGAAGTTATGA
- the LOC125543332 gene encoding uncharacterized protein LOC125543332, with product MHAQRVSGEQAGPAMPCEIAADDMPAARNGHYRPGKAVTASVYRAKVAGHSRVVTVSWSRDLLSHAFAVAISGADGASAECRVDLRPWQFWRRAGSRRVDLGGATVRVLWDLRRARWHGAGAGLPDPRAGYYVAVEAGGEVALVLGDLRKAALRRASPSAPPALAAVPVARREHVFGRRRFAAKARFHDQGAVHDVAIDVGGEDDMEMAIAIDGEEAVAVKHLQWKFRGNQSVTFGRAKVEVYWDVHDWLFAGAAGGARPALFIFRPIVLSSASVGASTPLLAGVDGAAGATGFCLYLYAWKLD from the coding sequence ATGCATGCGCAGAGGGTGAGCGGCGAGCAGGCGGGGCCGGCGATGCCGTGCGAGATCGCGGCCGACGACATGCCGGCGGCGAGGAACGGGCACTACAGGCCGGGAAAGGCGGTGACGGCGTCGGTGTACCGCGCCAAGGTGGCCGGCCACTCGCGGGTGGTGACGGTGTCGTGGTCCCGGGACCTGCTGTCGCACGCCTTCGCCGTCGCCATCTCCGGCGCGGACGGCGCGTCGGCGGAGTGCCGGGTGGACCTGCGTCCGTGGCAGTTCTGGCGGCGCGCGGGGTCCCGGCGCGTGGACCTGGGCGGCGCCACAGTGCGCGTGCTCTGGGACCTGCGCCGCGCGCGCTGGCACGGCGCCGGCGCGGGCCTCCCGGACCCGCGCGCCGGGTATTACGTCGCCGTGGAggccggcggcgaggtggcgctgGTGCTCGGCGACCTCCGCAAGGCGGCGCTGCGGCGCGCGTCGCCCAGCGCCCCGCCCGCGCTCGCCGCCGTCCCCGTCGCGCGCAGGGAGCACGTGTTCGGCCGGCGGAGGTTCGCGGCCAAGGCGCGGTTCCACGACCAGGGCGCCGTCCACGACGTGGCCATCGACGTCGGCGGCGAGGATGACATGGAGATGGCCATCGCCATCGACGGCGAGGAGGCGGTCGCCGTCAAGCACCTGCAGTGGAAGTTCCGGGGCAACCAGTCCGTCACCTTCGGCCGGGCCAAGGTGGAGGTGTACTGGGACGTGCACGACTGGCTCTTCGCGGGCGCCGCCGGCGGCGCCCGCCCGGCGCTCTTCATCTTCCGCCCCATCGTGTTGTCCAGCGCGTCCGTGGGGGCCTCCACGCCGCTCCTCGCCGGCGTCGACGGCGCCGCGGGCGCCACCGGGTTCTGCCTCTACCTCTACGCCTGGAAGCTCGACTGA